The following proteins are co-located in the Oncorhynchus gorbuscha isolate QuinsamMale2020 ecotype Even-year linkage group LG22, OgorEven_v1.0, whole genome shotgun sequence genome:
- the LOC124009953 gene encoding kinesin-like protein KIF2C isoform X2: MDSTMANLLVGLSVNIQRSDGRVHTANVKSVDSTKRTVAVEWSEKSVCRGKELEMNELWSLNKELFERMKPTSVPAPPEKKCESRLRSSGVPAPSSLPLPRKSTRQTCLFRTLAPVSELATKTKHDSLSSEYPPSVLKASGVPNRERKRNSQRPTAVLPPVNEALKENEAKSVSSVTSSRRRSVLPQDMSKPVNKRLSHAAKSLDMVPKKGKFEDTNRPNKQFYQMIEEFRETLEVLPLSLSDMVEARRICVCVRKRPLNSKEVTKNDIDVVSIPGNGTLLLHEPKQKVDLTKYLDNQVFHFDYSFDESSTNDLVYRFTAKPLVQTIFDGGVATCFAYGQTGSGKTHTMGGDFSGKSQNNAKGIYAMAAQDVFALLKQRRYSGLDLCPYVTFFEIYNSKVFDLLNKKAKLRVLEDEKQQVQVVGLQEMYVSCAEDVIKMIEMGSACRTSGQTSANANSSRSHAVLQVILRRRNQVHGKFSLVDLAGNERGIDVRSSDRQTLVETAEINRSLLALKECIRSLGMDSHHIPFRMSKLTQVLRDSFIGENSRTCMIAMVSPGMSSCDSTVNTLRYADRVKELNGTLKMNDADLPKKIDEMEVEDSSSEEDSIVPMTDVYEAISQVSELEERVHEELTGASNIIKLMEMPSYDIEAGATDIVDYARKLLDTVLALQSAIDGERLARMSPKSGYC; this comes from the exons ATGGATTCAACTATGGCGAACCTTCTTGTTGGACTTTCAGTCAACATCCAGAGAAGCGATG GGCGAGTGCATACTGCAAATGTTAAATCTGTGGATTCCACAAAGCGTACTGTGGCGGTTGAGTGGTCAGAGAAATCTGTATGCAGGGGAAAAGAG CTTGAAATGAATGAATTATGGTCCCTGAACAAAGAGCTTTTTGAGCGCATGAAACCAACTAGTGTACCTGCTCCTCCGGAGAAG AAATGTGAAAGCCGTCTTCGTTCATCCGGGGTCCCTGCTCCTTCCAGTC TTCCACTTCCAAGAAAGTCTACACGGCAGACATGCTTGTTCCGGACCCTTGCTCCTGTCTCTGAGCTTGCTACTAAGACTAAGCATGACTCCCTGTCTTCAGAGTATCCACCCTCTGTCCTCAAAGCTTCAG GTGTGCCCAACCGAGAGAGGAAAAGGAACAGTCAGAGACCGACTGCTGTCCTGCCCCCAGTCAACGAGGCCCTGAAGGAGAATGAGGCCAAGAGTGTTTCCTCTGTCACCTCAA GCAGACGGAGATCGGTGCTACCCCAAGACATGAGCAAACCAGTGAACAAAAGATTGTCCCATGCAGCCAAGAGCTTGGACATGGTGCCCAAGAAAGGAAAA TTTGAAGACACAAACCGACCGAACAAGCAGTTTTACCAGATGATTGAAGAGTTCAGAGAGACCTTGGAAGTACTTCCTTTATCTCTGTCTGATATG GTTGAAGCTCGTAGAATTTGTGTGTGCGTTCGCAAGCGTCCTCTCAACAGTAAAG AGGTGACTAAGAACGATATTGATGTGGTTTCTATCCCTGGTAATGGAACGCTGCTCCTTCATGAGCCCAAGCAGAAAGTGGACCTGACAAAGTACCTTGACAACCAGGTCTTCCATTTTGACTACTCCTTTGATGAGTCATCCACCAATGACTTAGTGTACAG GTTCACTGCCAAGCCCCTTGTCCAGACCATCTTTGATGGTGGGGTGGCAACTTGTTTTGCTTACGGACAAACTGGAAGTGGTAAAACTCAT acaatgggaggagaTTTTTCAGGGAAAAGCCAGAACAACGCGAAAGGGATCTATGCCATGGCAG CTCAGGATGTGTTCGCCCTCCTGAAGCAGAGGAGATATTCCGGTCTGGATCTGTGTCCCTACGTGACATTCTTTGAGATCTACAACAGCAAG GTATTTGATCTGCTGAACAAGAAGGCCAAGCTGCGAGTGCTAGAGGATGAGAAACAACAGGTCCAGGTGGTCGGCCTGCAGGAGATGTACGTTTCGTGTGCTGAAGATGTCATCAAGATGATTGAGATGGGCAGTGCATGCAG GACGTCCGGCCAGACGTCAGCCAACGCCAACTCGTCTCGCTCCCACGCTGTCCTGCAGGTGATCCTGCGAAGGAGGAACCAGGTGCACGGGAAGTTCTCCCTGGTGGACCTAGCAGGGAACGAGAGGGGCATTGACGTTCGCAGTAGCGACAGACAGACCCTCGTAGAGACGGCCGAGATCAACCGCAGCCTGCTGGCTCTCAAG GAATGCATTCGCTCCTTGGGGATGGACAGCCACCACATCCCCTTCAGGATGAGCAAGCTGACACAGGTACTCCGAGACTCCTTCATCGGCGAGAACTCCAGGACATGCATG ATTGCAATGGTGTCTCCTGGAATGTCCTCATGCGATTCCACTGTGAACACACTACGCTATGCAGACAG AGTGAAGGAACTTAATGGAACGTTAAAGATGAATGATGCGGATCTTCCTAAGAAGATTGATGAGATGGAAGTGGAGGACAGCTCCTCAGAAGAG GACTCCATTGTACCCATGACCGACGTGTATGAGGCCATATCCCAGGTTTctgagctggaggagagggtgcacGAGGAGTTGACG GGAGCAAGTAACATTATCAAGCTAATGGAGATGCCATCATATGACATTGAGGCTGGGGCGACCGATATTGTGGACTACGCAAGAAAATTACTGG ACACTGTCCTGGCATTGCAGTCTGCCATTGATGGAGAGCGACTGGCAAGGATGTCACCCAAATCAGGTTATTGCTGA
- the LOC124009953 gene encoding kinesin-like protein KIF2C isoform X1: MDSTMANLLVGLSVNIQRSDGRVHTANVKSVDSTKRTVAVEWSEKSVCRGKELEMNELWSLNKELFERMKPTSVPAPPEKKCESRLRSSGVPAPSSPSTPAGPPEETVPLPRKSTRQTCLFRTLAPVSELATKTKHDSLSSEYPPSVLKASGVPNRERKRNSQRPTAVLPPVNEALKENEAKSVSSVTSSRRRSVLPQDMSKPVNKRLSHAAKSLDMVPKKGKFEDTNRPNKQFYQMIEEFRETLEVLPLSLSDMVEARRICVCVRKRPLNSKEVTKNDIDVVSIPGNGTLLLHEPKQKVDLTKYLDNQVFHFDYSFDESSTNDLVYRFTAKPLVQTIFDGGVATCFAYGQTGSGKTHTMGGDFSGKSQNNAKGIYAMAAQDVFALLKQRRYSGLDLCPYVTFFEIYNSKVFDLLNKKAKLRVLEDEKQQVQVVGLQEMYVSCAEDVIKMIEMGSACRTSGQTSANANSSRSHAVLQVILRRRNQVHGKFSLVDLAGNERGIDVRSSDRQTLVETAEINRSLLALKECIRSLGMDSHHIPFRMSKLTQVLRDSFIGENSRTCMIAMVSPGMSSCDSTVNTLRYADRVKELNGTLKMNDADLPKKIDEMEVEDSSSEEDSIVPMTDVYEAISQVSELEERVHEELTGASNIIKLMEMPSYDIEAGATDIVDYARKLLDTVLALQSAIDGERLARMSPKSGYC, encoded by the exons ATGGATTCAACTATGGCGAACCTTCTTGTTGGACTTTCAGTCAACATCCAGAGAAGCGATG GGCGAGTGCATACTGCAAATGTTAAATCTGTGGATTCCACAAAGCGTACTGTGGCGGTTGAGTGGTCAGAGAAATCTGTATGCAGGGGAAAAGAG CTTGAAATGAATGAATTATGGTCCCTGAACAAAGAGCTTTTTGAGCGCATGAAACCAACTAGTGTACCTGCTCCTCCGGAGAAG AAATGTGAAAGCCGTCTTCGTTCATCCGGGGTCCCTGCTCCTTCCAGTC CTTCTACTCCAGCGGGTCCTCCTGAGGAGACAG TTCCACTTCCAAGAAAGTCTACACGGCAGACATGCTTGTTCCGGACCCTTGCTCCTGTCTCTGAGCTTGCTACTAAGACTAAGCATGACTCCCTGTCTTCAGAGTATCCACCCTCTGTCCTCAAAGCTTCAG GTGTGCCCAACCGAGAGAGGAAAAGGAACAGTCAGAGACCGACTGCTGTCCTGCCCCCAGTCAACGAGGCCCTGAAGGAGAATGAGGCCAAGAGTGTTTCCTCTGTCACCTCAA GCAGACGGAGATCGGTGCTACCCCAAGACATGAGCAAACCAGTGAACAAAAGATTGTCCCATGCAGCCAAGAGCTTGGACATGGTGCCCAAGAAAGGAAAA TTTGAAGACACAAACCGACCGAACAAGCAGTTTTACCAGATGATTGAAGAGTTCAGAGAGACCTTGGAAGTACTTCCTTTATCTCTGTCTGATATG GTTGAAGCTCGTAGAATTTGTGTGTGCGTTCGCAAGCGTCCTCTCAACAGTAAAG AGGTGACTAAGAACGATATTGATGTGGTTTCTATCCCTGGTAATGGAACGCTGCTCCTTCATGAGCCCAAGCAGAAAGTGGACCTGACAAAGTACCTTGACAACCAGGTCTTCCATTTTGACTACTCCTTTGATGAGTCATCCACCAATGACTTAGTGTACAG GTTCACTGCCAAGCCCCTTGTCCAGACCATCTTTGATGGTGGGGTGGCAACTTGTTTTGCTTACGGACAAACTGGAAGTGGTAAAACTCAT acaatgggaggagaTTTTTCAGGGAAAAGCCAGAACAACGCGAAAGGGATCTATGCCATGGCAG CTCAGGATGTGTTCGCCCTCCTGAAGCAGAGGAGATATTCCGGTCTGGATCTGTGTCCCTACGTGACATTCTTTGAGATCTACAACAGCAAG GTATTTGATCTGCTGAACAAGAAGGCCAAGCTGCGAGTGCTAGAGGATGAGAAACAACAGGTCCAGGTGGTCGGCCTGCAGGAGATGTACGTTTCGTGTGCTGAAGATGTCATCAAGATGATTGAGATGGGCAGTGCATGCAG GACGTCCGGCCAGACGTCAGCCAACGCCAACTCGTCTCGCTCCCACGCTGTCCTGCAGGTGATCCTGCGAAGGAGGAACCAGGTGCACGGGAAGTTCTCCCTGGTGGACCTAGCAGGGAACGAGAGGGGCATTGACGTTCGCAGTAGCGACAGACAGACCCTCGTAGAGACGGCCGAGATCAACCGCAGCCTGCTGGCTCTCAAG GAATGCATTCGCTCCTTGGGGATGGACAGCCACCACATCCCCTTCAGGATGAGCAAGCTGACACAGGTACTCCGAGACTCCTTCATCGGCGAGAACTCCAGGACATGCATG ATTGCAATGGTGTCTCCTGGAATGTCCTCATGCGATTCCACTGTGAACACACTACGCTATGCAGACAG AGTGAAGGAACTTAATGGAACGTTAAAGATGAATGATGCGGATCTTCCTAAGAAGATTGATGAGATGGAAGTGGAGGACAGCTCCTCAGAAGAG GACTCCATTGTACCCATGACCGACGTGTATGAGGCCATATCCCAGGTTTctgagctggaggagagggtgcacGAGGAGTTGACG GGAGCAAGTAACATTATCAAGCTAATGGAGATGCCATCATATGACATTGAGGCTGGGGCGACCGATATTGTGGACTACGCAAGAAAATTACTGG ACACTGTCCTGGCATTGCAGTCTGCCATTGATGGAGAGCGACTGGCAAGGATGTCACCCAAATCAGGTTATTGCTGA